A stretch of Henckelia pumila isolate YLH828 chromosome 4, ASM3356847v2, whole genome shotgun sequence DNA encodes these proteins:
- the LOC140865217 gene encoding thioredoxin-like 1-2, chloroplastic: MSCLKGGFSVSGAGEAIFKNRARGSFRVCSSIGTLQFKESNLNDFWRKALDVSDRKSTSNLTIKAPTNYEPINAQPSVCIGKAQRWWEKSLQPNMLEINSAQELVDCLSIAGERLVILDFYSPGCGGCKALHPKICQLAEMNPDSIFLKVNFEQHKVMCHALNVHVLPFFRFYRGADGRMCSFSCTNATIKKFKDALAKHGTDRCSLGPAQGLNESELLALASNGLISKNSFPNPAENDNFDSLVLEETGAPFALA; the protein is encoded by the exons ATGTCTTGTTTGAAGGGTGGGTTTTCTGTTTCTGGGGCTGGTGAAGCCATATTCAAGAACAGAGCACGAGGGTCTTTTAGGGTTTGTTCCTCGATTGGAACTCTACAATTCAAGGAATctaatttgaatgatttttggaGGAAGGCCCTTGATGTGTCCGATCGGAAGAGTACGAGCAATCTGACCATTAAAGCTCCTACAAATTATGAACCCATCAAT GCTCAGCCATCTGTTTGTATTGGCAAAGCCCAGAGATGGTGGGAAAAATCCCTTCAGCCAAACATGCTGGAGATCAATTCTGCACAAGAACTTGTTGATTGTTTGTCAATTGCTGGTGAAAGATTGGTGATTCTTGATTTTTATTCCCCTGGTTGTGGAGGCTGCAAAGCTTTGCATCCTAAG ATCTGTCAACTGGCTGAAATGAACCCAGATTCGATATTTCTCAAGGTTAATTTCGAACAACATAAGGTCATGTGTCATGCCCTGAATGTTCATGTCTTGCCCTTCTTTAGATTCTACAGAGGTGCAGATGGCAGAATGTGTAGCTTCAGCTGTACTAATGCAACT atcaagaaattcaaagatGCACTAGCTAAACACGGGACTGATCGATGTAGTCTCGGGCCGGCTCAAGGTTTAAACGAATCGGAGCTCTTGGCCTTGGCCTCGAATGGTTTGATATCAAAGAATTCGTTTCCAAATCCAGCTGAGAACGATAACTTTGATAGTTTGGTGCTCGAAGAAACCGGTGCGCCATTCGCATTGGCATAG